Proteins encoded together in one Chloroflexi bacterium ADurb.Bin180 window:
- the ccmF gene encoding Cytochrome c-type biogenesis protein CcmF: MSALIGYLALVLALVLGVVSAAAALAAARSSRPSWLARAEDALCLATGLVVVATGSLLYLLLSRNFQSLYVYSHASTYQPTIYLISALWAGAEGSLLLWAMFIGLFAVVALLLHRRHGPDRLWPYTVATLSAVIAFFTLLLVTTQNPFFMMTATPPEGLGMSPLLENPAMIIHPPTLFLGYAAYTLPFAMAIAALAAGQSSPESRRSLRRWSLLGWLFLGAGIAIGAWWAYVELGWGGYWSWDPVENASLIPWLIGTAQLHSLLAEERRGIFRRWNLALSAATFLLCVLATLVTRGGIVTSDLHGFAETVQPIAHYLLVFLLAAVGLVSVLLYRGRNQVVDEVATEHLLSRESSLFITNLLLIGLAAAILLGMMFPNLTQFIQGTKITLTVDFYDRIFAPLALVLVTLLGICPLLGWRESSPARLVERLRFPALVAILTMVALVLFKVHQPMALLAYSLLAFAVTSLFGDALRPVLHRLQQRSGNPFHELLCLWSANRRSYGARMVHLAILIVAVGIAGSSLFKTESTVQLLPGQRASIHHYVVQYEGSQVVDTRNSQRNIASVSLYRGQSPIAVLRPEKNLHYSIAQYISEVAIRSTLIDDVYIALEWPEHGGIATLRLAVYPLVSWLWLGAGLLLVGTLLALWPGSAARHEAQDEPAIP; encoded by the coding sequence ATGTCCGCCCTGATCGGCTACTTGGCCCTCGTCCTTGCCCTGGTCTTGGGCGTTGTCAGTGCGGCTGCCGCCCTGGCAGCAGCGCGTTCCTCACGACCCTCGTGGCTGGCCAGAGCTGAGGATGCCTTGTGTCTGGCAACCGGTCTGGTCGTGGTTGCCACCGGCTCTCTGCTATACCTGCTATTGAGCCGCAACTTTCAATCGCTGTATGTATATAGCCACGCGAGTACCTATCAGCCAACCATCTACCTGATCTCGGCGCTGTGGGCTGGCGCAGAGGGCTCTTTACTCCTGTGGGCTATGTTCATCGGGCTTTTTGCAGTAGTGGCACTCCTGCTGCACCGGCGGCATGGCCCCGACCGCCTGTGGCCCTACACTGTGGCCACTCTTTCTGCTGTTATCGCCTTCTTCACCCTGCTGCTGGTCACCACCCAGAATCCATTCTTCATGATGACCGCCACGCCCCCAGAGGGCTTGGGAATGTCGCCGCTGCTCGAGAACCCGGCCATGATCATTCACCCGCCAACCCTGTTTCTCGGCTATGCGGCGTACACGCTGCCTTTTGCCATGGCTATCGCTGCGCTCGCGGCAGGCCAATCGTCACCAGAATCGCGCAGGTCACTCAGAAGGTGGAGCCTGCTCGGCTGGCTCTTCCTGGGGGCAGGCATCGCCATCGGTGCCTGGTGGGCCTACGTCGAACTGGGCTGGGGTGGTTACTGGTCGTGGGATCCAGTGGAGAACGCATCGCTTATCCCCTGGCTCATCGGAACAGCACAACTGCATTCACTATTAGCAGAGGAACGACGGGGTATCTTCCGCCGCTGGAACCTTGCTTTGAGCGCCGCCACCTTTCTCCTGTGCGTCCTGGCCACGCTGGTCACCCGCGGCGGTATCGTGACGTCCGACCTGCATGGATTTGCCGAGACTGTCCAGCCGATCGCCCACTACCTGCTGGTTTTTCTGCTTGCCGCAGTCGGACTCGTCTCAGTCCTGCTCTATCGAGGACGAAACCAGGTCGTGGACGAGGTGGCCACAGAACACCTCTTATCCCGCGAATCCAGTCTGTTCATCACCAACCTGCTCCTGATCGGCCTGGCAGCAGCAATCCTGCTGGGAATGATGTTCCCGAACCTCACTCAGTTCATTCAGGGGACCAAGATCACTCTGACTGTGGATTTCTACGACCGCATCTTTGCGCCCCTAGCGCTGGTGCTGGTCACCTTACTCGGCATCTGCCCACTTCTAGGCTGGCGCGAGTCATCCCCGGCCAGACTAGTCGAACGCCTTCGCTTTCCCGCCCTGGTGGCCATCCTCACGATGGTGGCACTAGTGCTCTTCAAGGTACACCAGCCCATGGCACTACTGGCCTACTCCTTGCTTGCTTTCGCGGTCACCAGCTTGTTTGGAGACGCGCTTCGTCCGGTGCTCCACAGGTTGCAGCAGAGGTCAGGTAACCCGTTTCATGAGCTCCTTTGCCTCTGGTCTGCCAATCGCCGCTCCTACGGAGCCAGGATGGTTCACCTCGCCATCCTGATCGTCGCCGTTGGCATCGCTGGCTCCTCTCTCTTCAAGACCGAGTCGACGGTCCAGCTTCTACCCGGCCAACGCGCCAGCATTCACCACTATGTGGTGCAGTACGAGGGGTCTCAGGTTGTCGACACCCGCAACTCTCAGCGCAACATCGCGTCGGTGTCATTGTACCGAGGTCAGTCACCCATCGCCGTGCTGCGCCCCGAGAAGAACTTGCACTATAGCATTGCCCAGTACATCTCCGAAGTCGCGATTCGCAGCACCTTGATCGACGACGTGTACATTGCTTTGGAGTGGCCAGAGCACGGAGGCATAGCCACGCTCCGCCTTGCCGTCTACCCACTCGTCTCCTGGCTGTGGCTCGGCGCGGGATTGCTGCTAGTGGGTACTTTGCTCGCTCTGTGGCCCGGTTCTGCCGCGCGGCACGAGGCCCAGGATGAACCCGCTATCCCCTGA
- the ccmE gene encoding Cytochrome c-type biogenesis protein CcmE: MPTAHPTSKQRRLRLYLAAAVILVVIVYLIISSTRGSVVYALTIQELHDRRPAIYGQGVRVGGNVAGDSIIFNASDLTLNFTLYDGALTLPVQYKGAQPDMFRDEAQVLVEGKYGEDGLFRATKLLLKCPSKYEAAATQTATR; the protein is encoded by the coding sequence ATGCCAACCGCACATCCAACCAGCAAACAAAGGCGGCTGCGGCTGTATCTCGCTGCAGCAGTCATTCTGGTCGTGATTGTCTACTTGATCATCAGCAGCACCCGTGGGTCCGTTGTCTATGCCCTGACCATTCAGGAACTCCACGACCGCCGCCCCGCCATCTACGGCCAGGGGGTCAGGGTAGGCGGCAATGTAGCCGGAGACTCTATCATCTTTAATGCCAGCGACCTCACCCTGAACTTTACCCTCTACGATGGAGCCTTAACTCTGCCCGTTCAGTACAAGGGTGCCCAGCCTGATATGTTCCGTGATGAGGCCCAGGTCCTGGTCGAAGGCAAGTACGGTGAAGACGGCCTGTTCCGAGCCACCAAACTACTGCTCAAGTGCCCCTCCAAGTATGAAGCTGCCGCCACTCAGACAGCCACCAGATAG
- the resA gene encoding Thiol-disulfide oxidoreductase ResA has translation MSKRTFRCCLALFALMLVAATACASSASEDSDIPDLTQTELDRYSGQVVLLNFWASSCAPCRSEMPALQAVHQKYQGKGLVVLGVNVSESGAEVAKFASRRKLTFPMFTDPEQEFMKAYSVRFLPTTLFINAEGMVVKRHVGAMTQSFLQSEVEPLLR, from the coding sequence ATGAGCAAACGCACCTTCCGCTGCTGCCTCGCCCTATTCGCTCTCATGTTGGTCGCTGCCACTGCCTGTGCCTCCAGCGCCAGCGAGGACTCCGATATCCCTGACCTGACCCAGACCGAGTTGGACCGTTACAGCGGCCAAGTAGTCCTGCTCAACTTTTGGGCCAGCTCGTGCGCCCCCTGTCGGAGCGAGATGCCTGCCCTCCAAGCCGTGCACCAAAAATACCAGGGCAAAGGCCTCGTCGTGTTGGGTGTCAATGTCAGCGAATCGGGGGCGGAGGTCGCCAAGTTCGCCAGCCGTCGCAAGCTCACCTTCCCGATGTTCACCGACCCGGAACAAGAGTTCATGAAAGCCTACAGCGTCCGCTTTCTCCCCACCACGCTCTTTATCAATGCGGAAGGAATGGTCGTCAAGCGCCACGTCGGCGCCATGACCCAGTCCTTCCTGCAGAGTGAGGTTGAGCCGCTGCTGCGCTAG
- a CDS encoding Double zinc ribbon, translating into MARIFDIVEYMDPSGREIVHRIPEQGSGDFRLGSQLIVRESQAAVFFRDGKALDTFTAGRHTLSTANIPLLVNLLSIPFGGQTPFKAEVYFVNMKEFLDQKWGTPEPIPLRDKELGLVRLRAFGSYSLQVADPALFVNKIVGTQGIYETSRIADFLRNIIVSRLIDLMGESSTSLFDLPRMFDEIAAGVKVKTQDDFANVGIALKTLYVTSVSPTDETAKAIDERAAMGAIGDMKAYIQFKAARAMGDAAAGGGGGEAGSLAGAGVGLGAGVGIGAAMAGAISQAMQGGQQSSPPAAAAAGAGAVVCPKCGTANPAGSKFCNNCGSSLSVSTKCSNCGFENAAGAKFCNNCGNKL; encoded by the coding sequence ATGGCGCGCATTTTCGACATTGTGGAGTACATGGATCCGTCAGGTCGGGAGATTGTCCATCGGATTCCAGAGCAGGGCTCTGGTGACTTTCGGCTGGGGTCGCAGCTAATCGTTCGGGAGAGCCAGGCAGCGGTCTTTTTCCGGGATGGGAAGGCGTTGGATACCTTCACCGCGGGGCGGCACACCCTGAGCACAGCGAACATTCCGCTCCTGGTCAACTTGCTGAGCATCCCGTTTGGTGGCCAGACCCCGTTCAAGGCCGAAGTGTACTTTGTGAACATGAAAGAGTTCCTCGATCAGAAATGGGGAACGCCAGAGCCGATCCCATTACGCGACAAAGAGCTTGGTCTGGTGCGGCTACGTGCTTTTGGCTCTTACTCACTGCAGGTAGCCGATCCGGCGCTCTTTGTGAACAAGATCGTCGGGACTCAGGGCATCTACGAGACGTCGCGCATCGCCGACTTTTTGCGCAACATCATCGTTTCGAGGCTGATCGACCTGATGGGTGAGAGTAGCACATCGCTTTTTGACCTGCCGCGGATGTTTGACGAGATCGCCGCGGGAGTAAAGGTCAAGACGCAGGATGATTTTGCCAATGTTGGCATTGCGCTCAAGACTCTGTACGTCACGTCGGTCAGTCCGACGGACGAAACGGCCAAGGCTATTGACGAGCGGGCGGCGATGGGTGCGATTGGTGACATGAAGGCCTACATTCAGTTCAAGGCGGCGCGTGCAATGGGCGATGCTGCTGCGGGTGGTGGAGGCGGTGAGGCCGGCTCTCTGGCAGGCGCAGGGGTTGGTCTTGGTGCCGGTGTCGGAATCGGAGCCGCCATGGCTGGAGCCATTTCGCAGGCGATGCAGGGCGGGCAGCAGAGCAGTCCTCCGGCAGCGGCAGCGGCCGGGGCCGGGGCTGTGGTTTGCCCCAAGTGCGGGACCGCCAATCCTGCCGGATCCAAGTTCTGCAACAACTGCGGGTCGTCGTTAAGTGTATCGACCAAGTGCTCCAACTGTGGGTTTGAGAACGCGGCGGGTGCCAAGTTCTGCAACAACTGCGGTAACAAACTCTAG
- the rplI gene encoding 50S ribosomal protein L9 produces MEVLLLKDVKRLGKAGEVKKVADGFGRNYLIARGLAVVATEGAKRSTAVQKAIEEQRDERVRTDNAAFAERLGEISLVFKVKASEKGRLYGSVTAADIATEIEKQTGRSIDKRKVELGEPIHILGTHKVPVRLMPNLTPEVSVVVEASAE; encoded by the coding sequence GTGGAGGTCCTGCTGCTTAAGGATGTCAAGAGACTGGGAAAGGCGGGCGAAGTCAAGAAGGTAGCAGACGGGTTTGGTCGCAACTACTTGATCGCTCGCGGCCTGGCCGTTGTTGCCACAGAAGGTGCCAAGCGCAGCACTGCAGTGCAGAAAGCCATCGAAGAACAGCGCGACGAGCGAGTTCGCACGGACAATGCGGCTTTTGCTGAGCGGCTTGGTGAAATTAGCCTGGTTTTCAAGGTAAAGGCCAGCGAGAAGGGCCGGCTGTACGGCTCGGTCACCGCGGCAGATATCGCCACCGAAATTGAGAAGCAGACCGGGCGCTCAATCGACAAGCGCAAGGTGGAGCTCGGTGAGCCGATTCATATCTTGGGGACCCATAAGGTGCCAGTGCGTCTGATGCCCAACCTGACTCCAGAAGTCAGTGTTGTGGTCGAGGCCAGCGCGGAGTAG
- the ycgJ_1 gene encoding putative methyltransferase YcgJ — protein MSEPTQKPTTPPLCDYEGSSYRTDFWEGRGREYEDLAERIALRRLLPPQGERLVDIGGGFGRLVDLYSSYAEVVLMDPSRSLLAEAQQRIQRPGMTYVAANIYSMPFPVAAFDTVVMVRVLHHLGDVPQAFQAIQQVLRPDGSFVLEYANKRHLKAIARYFLGRQTENPFSTKPWEFQPLHFDFHPAYVTQQLRQAKLTLQRTLPVSYFRAPFLKRLIAPGRLAAMDGWLQPLTGWLPLTPSVFTLSTKSGGATSLSDPLFRCPRCHGAKLVPESDILVCLDCSARWDKSGDIYDFRQPLDSAR, from the coding sequence TTGTCCGAGCCCACCCAGAAACCTACCACACCTCCCCTCTGCGATTATGAGGGCAGTAGCTACCGTACTGATTTTTGGGAAGGGCGCGGCCGCGAGTATGAGGACCTGGCTGAAAGGATCGCCCTGCGCCGGCTTCTCCCCCCACAGGGTGAGCGTCTCGTGGATATTGGCGGGGGGTTTGGCCGCCTGGTAGACCTGTACTCTTCATACGCCGAGGTCGTCCTCATGGACCCCTCGCGCTCACTCCTGGCCGAGGCACAGCAACGAATCCAGCGCCCAGGCATGACCTACGTGGCGGCCAACATCTATTCCATGCCATTTCCAGTTGCCGCCTTTGACACGGTTGTGATGGTTCGCGTCCTTCATCACCTGGGCGACGTGCCACAGGCCTTTCAAGCTATCCAGCAGGTCCTCCGGCCCGACGGTTCATTCGTGCTGGAGTACGCCAACAAGCGCCACCTCAAGGCCATCGCACGCTACTTCCTGGGCAGACAGACCGAGAACCCCTTTAGTACCAAACCCTGGGAGTTTCAGCCCCTGCATTTCGACTTTCATCCAGCCTACGTGACGCAGCAACTGCGCCAGGCCAAGCTCACATTGCAGCGGACGCTCCCTGTCTCCTACTTTCGCGCGCCATTCCTCAAGCGCTTGATCGCCCCAGGGCGTCTGGCTGCGATGGATGGCTGGCTGCAGCCGCTCACCGGGTGGCTGCCCCTCACTCCCAGCGTCTTCACTCTCTCCACCAAGTCGGGAGGCGCCACTTCTCTCTCGGACCCTCTCTTTCGCTGCCCGCGCTGTCATGGCGCCAAGCTGGTCCCCGAGTCAGATATTCTCGTCTGCCTCGACTGTTCAGCACGCTGGGACAAGAGCGGCGACATCTACGACTTTAGGCAACCGCTCGACTCGGCACGCTGA
- the rpsT gene encoding 30S ribosomal protein S20 — protein sequence MANTKSAIKRIRSSAKRQARGRRVRTEARTFIKAARAKISDGELDAAKKSVAVAVRALDKAAEKGIIHKNNAARRKSRLLQGLAEAGKDK from the coding sequence TTGGCGAACACCAAGTCAGCAATCAAGCGAATTCGTTCCTCGGCCAAGCGGCAAGCGCGGGGTCGCCGCGTGCGCACCGAGGCGCGAACCTTCATCAAGGCCGCCAGGGCCAAGATCAGTGATGGGGAACTGGACGCGGCGAAAAAGTCTGTGGCCGTGGCCGTTCGTGCGCTCGACAAGGCAGCGGAGAAGGGTATCATCCACAAGAACAACGCCGCTCGCCGCAAGTCGCGTCTCTTGCAGGGATTGGCTGAGGCCGGCAAGGACAAATAG